The genome window ACCGCTTCCCTTTCGTCTGAGTGCCATCTGAATCCCCGTACGCAAACAGTCTTGAGGCTTGAGAACAAACAAATTGGCAGAGTCTCTGGTTGACACCATTGATCATTCTTGTCATGATCGGCATGACACTTGATGTTCTAATAAggatcatttaaaaaaaatagttcaATAAAAACTTTTGAAAAGTACTGTATATAAGACCCATTTAGTGCAGGCGGTAAACCTATTTTTATGTACTTACATTTTCAAAGACAAGATTCTCCAGATTGGGTGATATCTCGAGCAACTTCGTCAGTGATTTCCAGGAGGAGCAGGTTTTAAGACGTACCTCCAAGTGGTTCAAATTATAGAACTTAGGCAGCGGACCTTGAAATTCGAGGCAAGGATTCTCCAAGAAAGACAAAGCAAATAGGCATATCAATGACTTAATCACATATTGTCATTGATAAATTTCATCATGTAATTAAAAAGGCTTTTGGAAACTAAGAGAACAAGTTAGAGATTACTTACTGTCAAAATGGGAGCTGCAAGAGACAGAGATTTAACATTGATAATTCCTGCAAAAAGCCTATGCGTGCGATGAGCATAATCAATGCCAGGATCAGCGTGATATCTCCTATACACTTGGACATCAACCTTGGCTTTGCTTAGGGCTTTTGCATTCTTCAAAGAATAGGTGGCaaaaaaattctccatgaGATCCAACGTTTCAAGCTGTGGAGCATTGACTGTGATAGAAACATTCCTCATCCAACTGCCCATCAAACTTATTTGTAGTATTTTTAGTTTGGGTGCAGAAACATTTAATCTCAAGACCAAATCAGCGTCTCCGGGGATTTTCTCAACATTTCCATCTATAATCAAATCTTCAAGTGCAGGGCAACAAGAAAAGAGCTTCTTCATTGAGTCCGCATCCGGAAAGCAGACTGAAACGTGGAGGAACTTGAGATTTGGGAAACAATCTGAGTTCGGTGGAATGGCAACGATATCGAACTGCAGCCTCAACTTCAAAATCACCAGCGTCTTGCACATGAAAAGGGTTCTAGGCAACTCATAACGCTGCCATGGATTTGGGAACAACAAAAGATGGAGTTCGACGACATTACGCGTAATGGCAGTGCAAATCCACTCATCAACatgagaaaaatatttgtGTGCCCCATACAAATTAAGATGGAACCGATGAATTCTTGACGAGCCACGAGATGTAAGTACTCGATCCACAAATCCTGGACTACATGTGGAGTCAGATTTTGGTGAACATATAAGCAACTTTAGATTGGGAACAGAAGCCCACAAATTCTTCCATCTGTGTGATAAGACGCAGGTTTTTACAGCTGTGATTGTGTAAAGGAAGGAAAGAATGTGGCAAAGAACTTCATCCGGTAATCCACTGATCCTGTCTTCATCAATGCATGCTTGATGAGGCTTTGAGTTCGAAGCCATTTACGTTTCCTGAGAAGTATAACGCCAATTACGGTTCAAATCAAACAACCATGTAACTTTCTGACACATTCTAATTAGGATCAGTGGATTGAGATAGCTTTAAAGTTTTATTGATATGAATATAGGGATAACAATACCAATACTACCTCAAGTCCTAGAAACTcttattaaaatacaaaagcAGAGTAAATTCCatttccaaaatcatttttaaaacttaaaagatTGTTTTGAGTTAGCAATCATCAGCGTAAAATGCCCATATATGTCACATCAAAGCGGTGAGTTGCACTCGTCTTGCCATTCTTGACATGCTGTGTTGTTTTTGCGGTCCAACTGTTTCAAGATCATCTAGATGTTCTATGCCACTTTAGTTGCCTAAGAAGCACTTTAGTGTATCCGATTGATCCATAATAAAGGGAGAAACAAAGGATTATCCACCTATGGTTGGTGCCAATTAAACTAGAGAAAATTTTCTCCATAACAATCTATACACTCCAAACTAATGGAAAACTCTCCTTAACATTCATTTAAAAGCAATTCCCGagaaaatattttcactttaaCTTCCTTAAAACAGCAGAATtacttgaccaaaaaaacaaacagcTGAATTAAAATTGGcactatgttttcttttcgttTGCCTGCGTGTTAACTTGGTATCCAAACAGAGGATAAGAATAAAGATTAATAAGAAGATATTTCAGAAATCGGAAAAATACCTGATATGGTTCTCGGTTGGTGGAACCCAATTGTAGTTTTATTGCCCTGCTTTACTCTGTTTGCTTGCTGAGAAACAGTacgaaaataaagaaacatcAGAACAGGGGAAACACCTAGATTCCAtaatattgaatattcatctcttataattaacaaaaaataatctCCCTCTCCGTAGTCTATATtagattaaagtagaatatcgtttgtataaataaataaataaatatatatatatatatatatatatatatatatatatagcacaGCCCTAGTATGTGAGGGCGTTGTATCATGTCAGACTTGATTACCAAGTAACCTGATATGATTAGACTTCCTATCattatgtatttgttttattatagAGGAGATAATCAACTCAGGTTGAGTTTTATCACTCCAAGTGACAGATAATGagttaattagtaatttaccAGATTAATTTATATAACTAGTACACAAAGTTAAGCTTTGCTAGtattaacccaaaaaaagggtCCCTTATacaacacttttttttttttttttttcacggACATTGTTTTGCTTCCAATAACATGACAAAGTACTAGGGCAAATAAGAACGATGAGGGCATATATCTGTTTTATGTGCATATATATGCATGGTTGCAATGCTTTGTTAGAAATCGAGGGCTCTAAATATGGGTCTCTAATATTGGAGATGTTCTTGATACACAGTTCCTATGTATTTCTTAAATAATGTTAACTGTTGCAGATTTTATTGTTCAAGAATCACATAGTTTTGCGATTTACTTGTCTATGCATTTGAATAGTTTTCGTCCGaaatctttattttcttttctgaattattttttcttcggATCATATACCATAAACGTATCTTGGGAATTTCTTTGCAAAActgattatatataataaggCCATTACGCCAATTCCTCCAAAACTGCTAATAAATTCACGTTTCATCCAAAAAGAAAGTACCCTATTCACAAATGTTGTAATGGGGTTCCATATATATAGCATAAGACCTAGGACTTGAGTTCCAAAAGTTCAACTTGGCAAGTCTTTGAACCCCTTGGGAACTTCGAAAGTTCCTGCCGTACCCTCATCTCTTCTGCTACACCCAAATCATTGGTATAAAAAATTGTCACCTTAGTCAATACCTCGCCGTGCTTCAGCAAATACTTTGCCACCTCCATCTCGTATGGCCGCCCGCAGAATCCCCGTATGCAAATAGTTTTGAGGCTGGACAACAAGCAAACAGGCACAGATTCTGGTGGACGCCATTTATGTGCTACTAGATAACCCTCAGCATGTTTCCAACACCATTGTATGTTCTAGAGaatattcaaaattaatgaGTTAAATAACATGTTTCGAAATTGTATAATGGTACCTTTTTAACAAAAGggttataatttataaatgttACGTATACTTGCCTTTTTAAACACCAGATGTTCCAGCTTGGGGGACACGTCGAGCCACTTTGTCAATGACTTCCCAGCACAGCAAGTTTGAAGATGTAGCTTCAAATGGTTCAAATTATGAAACTTAGGCAGACGATATCGATGTATAACGTCAGGACCCTTCAGGCAATGATCAAGTAGAAATAAGTCAAAATCAAGGACTTGAGCAATATCAAATATTTCCTCAGCATATATGAAAGAGAAGATGTTAATACTAGAGCTTACTTACCTCCGAAATTGGAGCTGCAAATGACAAATATGTAACCTTGTTAATTCCTGCTAAAAGCCTACTTAATTGATCAGCATAATGAAGCAATTGCCATAAGTAAACATCTCCAGGGTAACCCGTTGCAGGCACTCGGAGAGCGATTTTTGCTTTGCTGAGGGATTCTGCATTCTTCCAAAATTTATCCTCCAGATTCCAACCATTAGGATGATTACATTTTCTGTCCAGAATGACATACAAATTTATTTCTAGTCTTTTCAGTTTAGGCGCAAAGACATTAAATAGAAAAGCTGGTTTATGGTGAACAAATCCATCTATAATCAAATCTTCAAGTACAGGACAACAAGAAAAGAGGTTCCGAGTTGAGTCATAAAAAGTACGGTAGAGTGTTGAGTCATAAAAAGGACGGTAGAGTGTGACATGCATAAACTTGAGACTAGGGAAACAATTTGAGGTTGGAGGCTTGGTAATAAGATTTGATTTCACCCTCAGTCTCAAAACCTCCAATGTGTCGCACATGAAAAGGCTTCTAGGCAACTCAAAACTACTCTGGCGCGAATAGGAGAGCAAGCAAAGATCAAGTTCCACAACTTTACGTGAAATAGCAGTGCAAATCCAAGCATCAATCCGGGAAAAATAATCCTCGATATTAGCACATTCGAGCCGCAATCTATGAATGTATGAGGAGCCACCAAGGGCAAGTACTCGATCCACGAACCCCGCGCAACGATCTGAGACCATATTTGGTGACTGAACACAGAAGTCAAAGCTAGAAACAGAAGCCAACACATTTTTCCATCTGTGTGATAAAATGCTGGTCTTTGCAGCTTCCTTTGTGTAAAGGAAAGAAAGTATGTGGCAAAGAATTTCATCTGGCAATCCACTGATCCGATCTTCCATGCATGTCTTCCAACCCATTTATGATgcgattttttttctcaaaaaaataatggggGTTGCTGGTTCATGTCCTCTTGGCTATATAGGTTGTGCTTTTCTgaatttgtttgttatttaaaagcaaaataatTCCTAAGAAAGAACTTAATTACTTCTTGTGTTAGTTCTATAATTCTTATTCAGGATGAAGTATATAGAAACACTAATTAAGTAAGAATATAACAAAGTGTTAGGGGGAAGATAAGAATGATTAGGGCAGTGTAGCATATTAATCGGAAGAAGAAATCTACAAGGGTGCATAATCCTCTGTTTGTCCTGTTTTATTTATGAGGTTGCCAAAGTTGAATCGGAGTTGGATTGTTTATTACTACTAACTTACGAATTTATACTCATTAATAAATAACATTTATCATAAATGGATCGGTAACCTAATATGATTAGACTTCCTTACATAGAGATACAccacaaattttgttttagggAGACTAGAGATATCATGATAAAAAACccataattattttataattaattatgaagTTACTGATGCCAAACTTtggtttttggtgtgtttAACTCGGCCTCAACCTTGCTTGAAATACCAGTAACAACTCGTATACTTTTTCTGTGCCAATATCCTTTGTACATTACAGAAAAAAGGTTATCGTATTGCGATACCATTCAGGGTATGGTAACGGTAAATCATCGTATACTTAACCAGATATTTGTGTCTGAGTTTTCTCACTAGCAAACTCACAAATTAGTCTCAGAGATTGAGGTATGCAATACAAATAGAGGGAactaaaaagagaaaataagaaaagttaGAAACATAAGTACTCCAAATACAGAACCTCCATCAGGTTCTGCCTCAATAGTCAAATCTTCAAGTACAGGGCAACAAGTAAAGAGCTTCCCCGTTGAGTCAGCAGCATCAGGACACGCTATGTTTTACACATGTAAAGGCTTCTTGGCAACTCAAAAGGCTCGGATGAAAATGAGTCCCGAGCAAGATCAACATCGAGTTCAACAACATTATGAGTAATGGCAGTGCAAATCCAATTATCCAACCATGGAAGTTCTGCCATGTACTTAGTATGCAGACGGAATCTATGAATGCTCGAGTTGCCCCGTGAGTAAAGTACATGATCCACCAACCCTGCAAAACGCTCTTGATCAAGATCTTATATATTGTCACATAGGTCGATATTGGGAACAGAAGCTCACACATGGTTCCATCTATGTGATAAAATGGTGGTCCTAACAGCCTGGACTGTtggaaggaaggaaagaaTGTGGCAAAGAATTTCATCTGGTAATCCACTGATTCTATCTTCAGTGCATAACGATAATCAAATgtttttttctgggtttttcaTGGCATGCAGACAGAGAATACACACACAAGAATAACAATATGACAAACGAAATAATacttcagaaaatgaaaaatacctCATATGAGTGAGGACTCGT of Prunus dulcis chromosome 4, ALMONDv2, whole genome shotgun sequence contains these proteins:
- the LOC117625307 gene encoding FBD-associated F-box protein At4g10400-like; the protein is MGWKTCMEDRISGLPDEILCHILSFLYTKEAAKTSILSHRWKNVLASVSSFDFCVQSPNMVSDRCAGFVDRVLALGGSSYIHRLRLECANIEDYFSRIDAWICTAISRKVVELDLCLLSYSRQSSFELPRSLFMCDTLEVLRLRVKSNLITKPPTSNCFPSLKFMHVTLYRPFYDSTLYRTFYDSTRNLFSCCPVLEDLIIDGFVHHKPAFLFNVFAPKLKRLEINLYVILDRKCNHPNGWNLEDKFWKNAESLSKAKIALRVPATGYPGDVYLWQLLHYADQLSRLLAGINKVTYLSFAAPISEGPDVIHRYRLPKFHNLNHLKLHLQTCCAGKSLTKWLDVSPKLEHLVFKKNIQWCWKHAEGYLVAHKWRPPESVPVCLLSSLKTICIRGFCGRPYEMEVAKYLLKHGEVLTKVTIFYTNDLGVAEEMRVRQELSKFPRGSKTCQVELLELKS
- the LOC117625306 gene encoding putative FBD-associated F-box protein At5g44940, with product MASNSKPHQACIDEDRISGLPDEVLCHILSFLYTITAVKTCVLSHRWKNLWASVPNLKLLICSPKSDSTCSPGFVDRVLTSRGSSRIHRFHLNLYGAHKYFSHVDEWICTAITRNVVELHLLLFPNPWQRYELPRTLFMCKTLVILKLRLQFDIVAIPPNSDCFPNLKFLHVSVCFPDADSMKKLFSCCPALEDLIIDGNVEKIPGDADLVLRLNVSAPKLKILQISLMGSWMRNVSITVNAPQLETLDLMENFFATYSLKNAKALSKAKVDVQVYRRYHADPGIDYAHRTHRLFAGIINVKSLSLAAPILTNPCLEFQGPLPKFYNLNHLEVRLKTCSSWKSLTKLLEISPNLENLVFENNIKCHADHDKNDQWCQPETLPICLFSSLKTVCVRGFRWHSDEREAVKYMLKHGEALNKVTVYARNISAEKQMEWQQEFVDFPRVSKTCQIELVELIDRGF